One window from the genome of Spirochaetota bacterium encodes:
- a CDS encoding STAS domain-containing protein, which translates to MNFTHNSYADVIILTITGIGEYGDDVKLIKYIEKLLPEKISTVAINFSQVDTINSAAVAAIINLLKFGDNHNFDVVFFGANDKIYMILERALPKYAINIFTEDELYKRYNINI; encoded by the coding sequence ATGAATTTTACACACAATAGTTATGCTGATGTAATCATACTCACAATCACGGGTATTGGTGAATATGGAGATGATGTTAAATTAATAAAATATATTGAAAAATTACTACCTGAAAAAATATCAACAGTGGCAATTAATTTTTCTCAGGTTGATACTATTAATTCTGCCGCTGTTGCAGCAATAATTAATCTTTTAAAATTTGGAGATAATCATAATTTTGATGTTGTTTTTTTTGGTGCAAATGATAAAATTTACATGATCCTTGAACGGGCATTGCCTAAATATGCAATTAATATTTTTACTGAAGATGAATTATATAAACGATACAATATAAATATTTAA
- a CDS encoding NAD-dependent deacylase, protein MDDLIKTAAKIVKESISTIALTGAGISVESGIPDFRSAGGLWTRYNPEEYAHIDGFRRNPKKIWNMIFELMDMTKNAMPNPAHIALAQLEEMGLLKAVITQNIDNLHQRAGSRNVIEFHGNSERLQCIYCGAEYPAEEFVIENEPPQCKKCGEILKPSVVFFGEMIPYNALMESQNLASDARVVLVIGTSAVVYPASSIPHIAKGNGAYIIEFNLEKTVITPTITDIFIQGKVGETLPKFIEAIKAL, encoded by the coding sequence ATGGATGATTTAATTAAAACAGCCGCAAAAATTGTAAAGGAATCCATTTCTACCATAGCGTTAACTGGCGCTGGTATTTCTGTTGAAAGTGGTATTCCTGATTTCCGTAGTGCGGGAGGCCTGTGGACACGATACAATCCCGAAGAATATGCACATATTGATGGCTTTAGAAGAAATCCGAAGAAAATATGGAATATGATATTTGAACTTATGGACATGACTAAAAATGCTATGCCAAATCCCGCTCATATTGCTCTTGCACAGCTAGAAGAAATGGGTTTGCTGAAAGCTGTTATTACACAGAATATTGATAATTTACATCAGAGAGCTGGCAGCAGAAATGTGATCGAATTCCACGGAAATTCAGAGCGATTACAGTGTATATATTGTGGAGCAGAATATCCGGCAGAAGAGTTTGTTATAGAAAATGAACCACCGCAATGTAAAAAGTGTGGCGAGATATTAAAGCCTAGCGTAGTATTTTTTGGCGAAATGATACCTTACAATGCATTAATGGAATCACAAAATTTAGCCAGCGATGCAAGGGTGGTTCTTGTAATTGGTACATCCGCAGTTGTGTATCCTGCAAGCAGTATTCCACATATTGCAAAGGGTAATGGTGCATATATTATTGAATTCAATCTGGAAAAAACTGTTATCACACCTACTATAACTGATATTTTTATACAGGGCAAGGTTGGCGAAACATTACCAAAATTTATTGAAGCCATAAAAGCGTTGTAG
- the mutL gene encoding DNA mismatch repair endonuclease MutL: MELSPNIKQRIQILPDAVKRKIAAGEVIDGPYSVIKELVENAIDAQASQIEIEIEESGLKRIVVKDNGIGIYREDLPLAVEEHATSKIRNIEDIFSIITMGFRGEALSSIAEVSKCTILSHTQDEDIGGKLVVSDGKKEMYDWAGPHGTTVIIENLFYNTPARKKFIKGLKAELNRIKDIIFSIALANPHIQFKVTIDNKTTFLFEPADTLQRIGQIYGSEVASNMIYGSLTDLQCTMEGYCSNPHYYRSNRSMQFLFVNRRPVQFQYFSFILQQVYQSILHKGQYPAAFIFCTINPELIDVNVHPAKKEIRFFDSNYIHAMIYNFVNKVISQTVFTFPIKDKDNENILHQETHTTTQITDNSSNIFEAPPLVYLNQTAVNKNTVIKEVQRLYTDLKHRDYEVLGTVFGTYILIQKQDNLYIIDFHAAHEKKIFDYLMRIDSTVGSQQLLMPVVMELSPDLLIDVSNYHDILAQYGIIIDQFDDHSIIVNAVPDFCSTNDIEGLVRDIIDSIHENKNSIHDIKIKIIEKIACHSAKRAHDTINHDDIIAIADYTFSTNDYRCPHGRPFVYVLSKTELERFFKRS; the protein is encoded by the coding sequence ATGGAGCTATCGCCCAACATAAAACAAAGAATACAGATATTACCCGATGCTGTAAAAAGAAAAATAGCTGCGGGCGAAGTTATTGATGGCCCTTATTCCGTAATTAAAGAACTTGTGGAAAATGCCATAGATGCCCAAGCCAGCCAAATTGAAATTGAAATTGAGGAAAGTGGGCTAAAGCGAATTGTTGTTAAAGATAACGGTATTGGCATATACAGGGAAGACCTGCCATTAGCGGTTGAAGAACATGCTACCAGTAAAATCAGAAATATTGAAGACATTTTTTCAATTATAACCATGGGGTTTAGAGGCGAAGCGCTGTCAAGTATTGCAGAAGTATCAAAATGCACAATTTTGTCACATACACAGGATGAAGATATCGGTGGCAAGCTTGTTGTTTCTGACGGTAAAAAAGAAATGTATGATTGGGCAGGTCCACATGGAACTACAGTTATTATAGAAAATCTTTTTTATAACACACCTGCACGGAAAAAATTCATCAAAGGATTAAAGGCCGAACTCAATCGCATTAAGGATATTATATTTTCAATAGCGTTGGCAAATCCGCATATACAATTCAAAGTAACTATCGATAACAAAACTACATTTTTATTTGAACCAGCTGATACTTTGCAACGCATTGGGCAGATTTATGGCAGTGAAGTGGCAAGCAATATGATATATGGTTCACTTACAGATTTGCAGTGTACAATGGAGGGCTATTGCTCTAATCCTCACTATTACCGTTCCAACAGGTCAATGCAGTTTTTGTTTGTTAATCGCAGGCCTGTTCAGTTTCAATATTTTAGTTTTATATTACAGCAGGTATATCAATCTATTTTACACAAAGGTCAATATCCAGCTGCTTTTATTTTTTGCACAATAAATCCCGAATTAATTGATGTGAATGTACATCCTGCAAAAAAAGAGATCAGGTTTTTTGATAGCAATTACATCCATGCGATGATTTACAATTTTGTAAATAAGGTGATTAGCCAAACTGTGTTCACATTTCCAATCAAAGATAAGGATAATGAAAATATCCTACACCAAGAAACCCATACTACAACGCAAATTACTGATAATTCCTCTAATATTTTTGAAGCACCACCTTTAGTGTATTTAAACCAGACTGCTGTAAACAAGAATACTGTAATAAAAGAGGTGCAACGCTTATATACAGATCTTAAGCATAGAGATTATGAAGTACTGGGTACTGTATTTGGTACCTACATTTTGATTCAAAAACAAGATAACCTTTACATAATAGATTTTCACGCTGCTCATGAAAAAAAAATATTTGATTATCTTATGCGTATAGATTCTACCGTGGGAAGCCAACAGTTGCTTATGCCTGTTGTCATGGAGCTTTCGCCTGATTTACTCATTGATGTTAGTAATTATCATGATATCCTTGCACAGTATGGAATTATTATAGACCAATTTGATGATCATTCTATTATTGTCAATGCTGTCCCTGATTTTTGCTCTACTAATGATATTGAAGGATTGGTAAGGGATATTATCGATAGTATCCATGAAAACAAAAATTCAATACACGATATTAAAATTAAAATAATTGAAAAAATTGCTTGCCATTCTGCAAAACGAGCACACGATACAATTAATCACGATGATATAATTGCAATTGCTGATTATACATTTTCAACAAATGATTATCGCTGCCCACATGGAAGGCCATTTGTATATGTACTATCAAAAACTGAATTAGAGAGGTTTTTCAAGCGATCATGA
- a CDS encoding phosphopantothenoylcysteine decarboxylase: MKQKIILGISSSIAAYKACDLARMLTKDGYDVFCVLTENATHLVAPLTLQTLTGNPVYTTSFALQWRQMGHIELKENAALLLVAPATANIIGKFANGIADDLLSTTFLAVDCPVVIAPAMNPNMWKHKAVQENIKKLKEWGCIFVEPETGLVACGDEGKGRLASIESIYEAAIYAIKR, encoded by the coding sequence ATGAAACAAAAAATAATTTTAGGAATATCATCATCTATTGCTGCATATAAGGCATGTGATCTGGCACGAATGCTCACAAAAGATGGGTATGATGTGTTCTGCGTACTCACGGAAAATGCCACGCACCTGGTTGCTCCGCTTACATTGCAGACGCTCACTGGGAACCCAGTGTATACAACTAGTTTTGCACTACAATGGCGCCAGATGGGACATATTGAGTTAAAGGAAAATGCTGCATTATTGCTGGTTGCACCTGCAACAGCTAACATTATAGGGAAATTTGCAAATGGCATTGCTGATGATCTTTTAAGTACTACTTTTTTAGCAGTTGATTGTCCGGTTGTGATAGCTCCTGCCATGAATCCAAATATGTGGAAACATAAGGCGGTACAGGAAAACATAAAAAAATTGAAGGAATGGGGCTGTATATTTGTTGAGCCTGAAACTGGCCTTGTTGCGTGCGGTGATGAAGGCAAGGGCAGGCTTGCATCTATAGAATCCATCTATGAGGCAGCTATTTATGCAATTAAACGATAA
- a CDS encoding phosphopantothenoylcysteine decarboxylase produces the protein MQLNDKKVIVTGGPTREWIDPVRYISNASSGKMGIAIADAAYKKCKELIFIHGPIDASLIAAKTYRCIGVESTVDMLEAVQNELSPGCILIMAAAPADYKPVTKSPVKIKKTNENLTIELQRNPDILKTIAKLKKDKSEFKDVVLIGFAAETTDVIAYGKAKLIEKELSMICINDVSRNDTGFGSDYNEVTVMLANGSVFDLHKMTKKEVAEGIINIIINEL, from the coding sequence ATGCAATTAAACGATAAAAAGGTGATAGTTACCGGCGGTCCCACTCGAGAATGGATCGACCCGGTACGGTATATATCCAATGCTTCCAGTGGCAAGATGGGCATAGCAATAGCTGATGCTGCATATAAAAAATGCAAGGAACTTATCTTCATCCATGGGCCTATTGATGCATCATTGATTGCTGCAAAAACTTACCGGTGTATAGGTGTGGAAAGCACTGTTGATATGCTTGAGGCTGTACAGAATGAGCTGTCGCCAGGTTGCATTTTAATAATGGCTGCTGCACCTGCTGATTATAAACCGGTAACAAAATCTCCTGTTAAAATTAAAAAAACAAATGAAAATCTTACTATTGAATTACAACGAAATCCTGATATTTTAAAAACAATAGCAAAACTAAAGAAAGATAAAAGTGAATTCAAAGATGTTGTTCTGATTGGTTTTGCTGCTGAAACTACTGATGTGATAGCCTATGGCAAAGCAAAGCTTATTGAAAAAGAGCTGTCGATGATTTGCATCAATGATGTAAGTCGTAATGATACTGGGTTTGGAAGTGATTATAATGAAGTTACCGTGATGCTTGCAAATGGCAGTGTATTTGATCTTCATAAGATGACTAAAAAGGAAGTAGCTGAAGGGATAATCAATATTATAATTAATGAATTATAA
- a CDS encoding energy-coupling factor ABC transporter ATP-binding protein: MKIISVENVSYRYPNGTEALKDISFSLMYNQKVAVIGHNGSGKSTLLLLLSALQLPTSGKITIFDIPLTNSNKSTIRKNVGMLFSQVEYQFIMPDLLNDVMLSIKEGSKEDKKLQAQMWLEKVQLGDSIFHNPLALSSGQMKRAALAAVLAKKPKILLLDEPLANLDKPSADAVLNILKGISVPVIFSTHSAYAVQQLANRIIVLEKGRIVCNDIFNKRILAKYKNTILL; encoded by the coding sequence ATGAAAATAATTAGCGTAGAAAACGTGTCATATAGATATCCAAATGGAACTGAAGCTTTAAAGGATATATCCTTTTCGCTAATGTATAATCAAAAAGTAGCTGTTATTGGGCACAATGGATCGGGCAAGTCAACCTTACTTTTATTATTATCAGCATTGCAATTGCCAACAAGTGGTAAAATTACTATTTTTGATATTCCACTAACTAATAGCAATAAATCAACAATAAGAAAAAACGTTGGCATGCTGTTTTCACAGGTTGAATATCAGTTCATAATGCCTGACCTTTTAAATGATGTAATGCTCAGCATCAAGGAAGGCTCAAAGGAAGATAAAAAGTTACAGGCACAAATGTGGCTTGAAAAAGTTCAGCTTGGAGATAGCATCTTTCATAATCCATTAGCCCTTTCAAGTGGACAGATGAAACGGGCAGCATTGGCTGCCGTACTTGCAAAAAAACCAAAAATACTTTTACTTGATGAACCATTAGCCAATTTAGATAAACCGTCAGCAGATGCTGTTTTAAATATATTAAAAGGAATTTCAGTACCTGTGATATTTTCCACACATTCAGCATATGCTGTTCAACAATTAGCCAATAGGATCATTGTACTTGAAAAAGGTAGAATTGTGTGCAACGATATTTTCAATAAAAGGATTTTAGCAAAATATAAAAATACAATATTATTATAA
- a CDS encoding methyltransferase domain-containing protein, giving the protein MVNSNYDDKILYFNNLSKNWDEVVGNDAVRLQKIKKIFEMMHIKNGDCVLDVGCGTGVLFPIIQEYIGPNGSLIAVDASDKMIEVAKERHKRFFNIQYIVSPLEDISLPHNSIDVILCFAVFPHIEDKLQALKKCHECLKQNGLLYIFHLSDTKTLNDFHHNLNAPVSRDYMPYREEIQNMLHQTGFIMKQYIDQPELNFIHAEVS; this is encoded by the coding sequence ATGGTAAATAGCAATTATGATGATAAAATACTATACTTCAATAATTTAAGTAAAAATTGGGACGAAGTTGTTGGTAATGATGCAGTTAGATTACAAAAAATTAAAAAAATTTTTGAAATGATGCACATTAAAAATGGCGATTGCGTACTGGATGTTGGTTGCGGTACAGGGGTGCTTTTCCCGATTATTCAAGAATACATTGGGCCTAACGGTTCTTTGATTGCTGTTGATGCATCTGACAAGATGATTGAAGTAGCTAAAGAACGGCATAAGCGTTTTTTTAATATTCAATATATCGTTTCACCCCTTGAAGATATTTCTTTACCCCATAACAGTATTGATGTTATACTGTGTTTTGCTGTTTTCCCTCATATTGAGGATAAATTACAGGCATTAAAAAAATGTCATGAATGTTTAAAGCAGAATGGCCTGCTGTATATCTTTCACCTATCAGATACAAAAACGCTCAATGATTTCCATCATAATCTCAATGCACCGGTAAGCAGAGATTATATGCCATACCGTGAAGAAATACAAAACATGCTCCACCAAACAGGATTTATAATGAAACAGTATATAGACCAACCTGAGTTGAACTTCATACATGCGGAAGTATCATAA
- a CDS encoding FAD-binding oxidoreductase, which translates to MAKKFIPDWSEKAPEPYSYRSIFKWGNPQTFKHPNPKLYQELKEIFKLDDSYFASKKNEGREEVKYSKPVKLSKKHIEALAKIVGYENVSTKEYDRLKFATGKTLEEALKLRQGIVERVADCVVHPRDTEDVEKVVSYCNKHKIPVYVYGGGSSVNFGLRPAKGGVTLVLSTHMNKILQLNETNQTVTVQAGILGPALEEALNNAKKLYGTKYNYTCGHFPQSFEYSSIGGWIVTLGSGQASSYYGDAYDLVISMKWVTPVGTFTTKDYAATATGPKVNDIMKGCEGTFGVLVEVTWKIYRYMPKNRKRFGFIFKTFEDAVNASREISQGEFGMPAVFRISDEEETHIGLKLYGIDGTILDKLMQLRGYKPMQRCLFIGSAEGQKNFTKNIKKQVKKICKKYGGLYITGLPTRMWEPGRYKDPYIREDLNDYGIVIDTLETSVKWDNIHDVHKAVRQFIKARPQTVCMTHASHFYPQGTNLYFIYIMKTDDINEYIKFQDGIIDTIAKSGGSLSHHHGVGRMLAPWMEEHIGKEQMAVLRALKRHFDPNNIMNPGGQLGLDLKDKNWRNIK; encoded by the coding sequence ATGGCAAAAAAATTTATACCTGACTGGTCCGAAAAAGCACCAGAGCCGTATTCATATCGTTCAATTTTCAAATGGGGTAATCCGCAAACATTTAAACATCCTAATCCAAAGTTATATCAAGAATTAAAAGAAATATTTAAACTTGATGATAGTTATTTTGCCAGTAAGAAAAATGAGGGACGAGAAGAAGTTAAGTATTCAAAACCGGTTAAATTAAGTAAAAAACATATTGAGGCTTTGGCAAAAATTGTAGGCTATGAAAACGTAAGTACCAAAGAATATGATAGGCTAAAATTTGCCACTGGTAAAACATTAGAAGAAGCATTGAAACTACGACAAGGTATTGTAGAACGTGTAGCTGATTGTGTTGTGCACCCTCGAGATACTGAAGATGTGGAAAAAGTTGTATCATATTGCAATAAACATAAAATCCCAGTATATGTGTATGGCGGTGGTTCGTCAGTAAATTTTGGATTACGTCCAGCTAAGGGTGGTGTTACACTTGTCTTATCAACACATATGAATAAAATATTGCAACTTAATGAAACAAACCAAACAGTTACTGTACAGGCTGGTATTTTAGGGCCTGCACTTGAAGAAGCATTAAACAATGCAAAAAAACTTTACGGCACAAAATATAATTACACCTGCGGCCATTTTCCGCAATCGTTTGAATATTCTTCAATTGGCGGTTGGATTGTGACTCTTGGTTCGGGTCAGGCATCAAGCTATTACGGCGATGCCTACGACCTTGTTATCAGCATGAAATGGGTAACTCCTGTCGGTACTTTTACTACAAAAGACTACGCAGCCACAGCAACGGGCCCAAAAGTAAATGATATTATGAAAGGTTGTGAAGGCACCTTTGGAGTTCTTGTTGAAGTGACATGGAAAATTTACCGGTATATGCCAAAAAACCGAAAGAGGTTTGGATTTATATTTAAAACATTTGAAGATGCTGTAAACGCTTCTCGTGAAATTTCGCAGGGTGAATTTGGTATGCCAGCAGTATTCAGAATCTCAGACGAAGAAGAAACACATATTGGATTAAAATTGTATGGAATAGATGGTACAATATTAGATAAACTGATGCAACTGCGAGGCTATAAACCAATGCAGCGCTGCCTGTTTATAGGCTCAGCCGAAGGACAAAAGAATTTTACAAAGAATATTAAAAAGCAGGTAAAGAAAATATGCAAAAAATATGGTGGCCTGTATATAACAGGTTTACCAACACGTATGTGGGAGCCGGGGAGGTATAAGGATCCTTATATACGTGAAGACTTAAATGATTATGGCATTGTAATTGATACTCTTGAGACTAGTGTAAAATGGGATAACATTCATGATGTGCATAAAGCAGTGCGACAATTCATAAAAGCAAGACCTCAGACTGTATGCATGACACATGCATCACATTTTTATCCACAGGGTACAAATCTATATTTTATCTATATTATGAAAACTGACGACATCAATGAGTATATTAAATTCCAGGATGGCATTATTGATACAATTGCAAAAAGTGGCGGTTCATTGAGCCATCATCATGGTGTAGGGCGAATGTTAGCGCCATGGATGGAAGAACATATTGGCAAAGAACAGATGGCAGTGCTTCGTGCACTTAAAAGACATTTTGATCCTAACAATATAATGAATCCTGGCGGACAGTTGGGACTGGATTTAAAAGATAAGAATTGGAGGAATATTAAATAG